From a single Pirellulales bacterium genomic region:
- a CDS encoding trypsin-like peptidase domain-containing protein — protein sequence MNGDFPSSLWWYGRQVRTFFSVFSFLAVLATAWPADAGSREAVKKALAATVAVEWRAEQKADQPSPPTNSGQIREEQWVEIDPATGQETVRNRIVGAQSQPIPDLALSSGVVVSADGLVVTLSREHGEGRYTVVFEDGRRLSGKVLVEDRRTGLRLLKIDGQALPHLSLVEAQAEVGDQVFAAFCTHDRGRAAAQGMIAARQGAPAGGFLQLDLAVGQMSAGGPLVDSEALLVGVIAGKIARSPGEDSANFAVPVDGVRALLQARQLENTVVIHRGWLGIKIDRKTEDGPRVFVHPLPDSPAGAGGILDGDELLAIDGEKITSGAEAMSAVARHAAGEKIAVTVLRDEQEQKLEVTLGRAPAARDLRVGLPQPTKLIAPVAPGANLVRPEKLYLLSEDGKTVAVPATPQELERLRTAARALRIPPAPGLPRAVEPQPVPNVIRVERSDMEKKLEELGRNVESLQQQMEKLSDEIKALRSKLAD from the coding sequence ATGAATGGCGATTTCCCATCTTCGTTGTGGTGGTACGGCCGTCAGGTCCGCACGTTCTTCAGCGTCTTTTCCTTCTTAGCAGTTCTGGCAACGGCTTGGCCTGCGGATGCGGGGAGCCGCGAAGCGGTGAAAAAGGCGCTGGCCGCCACCGTCGCGGTCGAGTGGCGTGCCGAGCAGAAAGCCGACCAACCGTCGCCGCCGACAAATAGCGGACAGATTCGAGAAGAACAATGGGTGGAGATCGATCCGGCGACGGGGCAAGAAACGGTACGGAACAGGATCGTGGGCGCCCAATCACAGCCAATCCCTGACCTGGCGCTGTCCAGCGGCGTCGTGGTCTCAGCCGACGGCTTGGTCGTGACCCTCAGCCGCGAGCACGGCGAAGGCCGGTACACCGTCGTTTTCGAAGACGGGCGTCGCTTGTCGGGGAAAGTTTTAGTAGAAGACCGCCGCACCGGCCTGCGTTTGTTGAAGATCGACGGCCAAGCTTTGCCGCACCTCTCGCTGGTCGAGGCTCAGGCCGAGGTTGGCGACCAGGTTTTCGCCGCCTTTTGCACTCATGATCGTGGGCGCGCGGCGGCCCAAGGCATGATCGCGGCGCGCCAGGGCGCGCCCGCGGGCGGCTTCTTGCAACTCGATTTGGCAGTGGGGCAAATGAGCGCCGGCGGGCCGCTGGTCGACAGCGAAGCGCTCCTGGTGGGCGTGATCGCCGGCAAGATCGCCCGCAGTCCCGGCGAAGATTCCGCGAACTTTGCGGTGCCGGTCGATGGAGTTCGCGCCTTGTTGCAAGCGCGGCAGCTCGAAAACACCGTGGTCATACATCGCGGTTGGCTAGGGATTAAGATCGATCGCAAGACCGAAGACGGCCCACGTGTGTTCGTGCATCCCTTGCCCGACTCACCCGCGGGAGCCGGTGGCATACTTGACGGCGACGAATTGCTGGCGATCGACGGTGAAAAGATCACGTCGGGCGCCGAGGCCATGTCTGCCGTGGCGCGACACGCGGCTGGCGAGAAAATCGCCGTCACCGTCCTCCGCGATGAGCAGGAACAAAAGCTTGAAGTCACCCTCGGCCGCGCGCCTGCCGCGCGGGATTTGCGTGTCGGTTTGCCGCAGCCTACGAAGCTGATCGCACCCGTCGCCCCCGGCGCTAACCTTGTGCGTCCCGAAAAGCTTTATCTGTTGTCTGAAGACGGCAAGACCGTCGCGGTGCCGGCCACGCCGCAGGAGCTTGAGCGATTACGGACCGCTGCCAGGGCGCTGCGGATCCCGCCAGCCCCCGGCTTGCCGCGGGCCGTCGAGCCACAGCCCGTACCCAATGTTATTCGCGTCGAGCGCAGCGACATGGAAAAGAAGTTGGAAGAACTCGGCCGCAACGTCGAATCACTCCAGCAGCAGATGGAAAAGCTGAGCGATGAGATAAAAGCCTTGCGGTCAAAGTTGGCGGACTAG
- a CDS encoding sigma-70 family RNA polymerase sigma factor produces MDERDFDCLIEHYPRIRRAALMLSNVDAWEADDLAQETMLQAARGWHAFNGASQVHTWLYSILLNQHRRRLRSKGRWWRSWMAWFDQKPGRHDAAPDKQIVAEEWRQSLWSAVAELPEAQKQAILLRYSEDFSYEQIAQVLQCPLGTVKSRLHHGLRALAKKLQNGDAAAAFAELTNR; encoded by the coding sequence GTGGACGAGCGCGACTTCGACTGCCTGATCGAGCACTACCCGCGTATTCGCCGGGCGGCGCTGATGCTGTCGAATGTCGACGCCTGGGAGGCCGACGACCTAGCACAAGAAACGATGTTGCAGGCCGCACGGGGCTGGCATGCGTTCAACGGCGCCAGCCAGGTACACACATGGTTGTACTCGATTTTGTTGAACCAGCACCGGCGGCGATTACGCAGCAAAGGCCGCTGGTGGCGGTCTTGGATGGCCTGGTTCGACCAAAAGCCCGGTCGCCACGACGCCGCGCCGGACAAGCAGATCGTGGCCGAGGAATGGCGGCAATCCTTGTGGAGCGCGGTGGCGGAGTTGCCCGAAGCACAAAAGCAAGCGATCTTGTTGCGCTATTCGGAGGATTTCAGCTACGAACAAATCGCGCAGGTCCTGCAATGTCCGCTGGGGACCGTGAAGTCACGCTTGCACCACGGTTTGAGGGCCTTGGCCAAGAAGTTACAAAACGGCGATGCCGCCGCGGCGTTTGCAGAATTGACGAACAGGTGA
- a CDS encoding fused MFS/spermidine synthase, which yields MAVLFAVTLFAASALLFLVEPMIGKMLLPDFGGAPAVWNTCLAFFQAALLAGYAYAHGLTRWRRTGGQLVAHLLVLAVPLLVLPFAVRSEWAPQGQSEPIAALAGMLCATVGLPFFVLASTSPLLQQWLAATRHRHAGDPYYLYAASNAGSMLGLLAYPLLVEPNLTLGQQSRIWAVGYAVFAVLILACMVVVWRRRQAPCEEGATQRKPSASRVSPSTIITRLRWIAWAFVPSSLLLGVTSYLSSDVSPVPLIWIVPLALYLLSFMLVFSRMPAWLPRLFAVALPLLVLAQIYHLFTSHAGENYSMLRLAAIHLATFFSAAMVCHGELARTRPAAMFLSEYYFWLSLGGVLGGLFNALLAPLLFNSLLEYPLAMSLACALSPLVLWHWPGNRFWLDALVAALAGLISALILFTRWQDRSDTPIVLCIAICVLAVGRPVSFGLSAGAIFVVIGFYDDVVDHVKLRERDFYGVLLVQTDAEDKFYCLTHGRIRHGQQRRSDDPKIRDVPLIYYHPTGPIGQAFHAAVPVMRAKPPVAVVGLGVGSLAYYGRAGQEFTFYEIDPQVEKIARDDRYFTFLRDSRANCRVVLGDARLSMRAAPDRHYGLIVVDAFSGDAVPVHLLTHEAIEMYLRKLLPGGLLAFHISNQFLDLAPVLGNLARASDLAGLDQNELQIGFDETEAGKSVSHWVLLARRASDFGTLASDARWQPLKAAPELPLWTDHYTSLWGIARPRMP from the coding sequence ATGGCTGTTCTCTTCGCCGTCACGCTGTTTGCCGCCTCGGCCCTGCTGTTTCTCGTCGAGCCGATGATCGGCAAGATGCTGCTGCCCGACTTCGGCGGCGCGCCGGCCGTGTGGAACACCTGCCTCGCCTTCTTTCAAGCGGCGCTTCTGGCCGGCTACGCCTACGCTCACGGGCTGACCCGCTGGCGCCGCACCGGCGGCCAGCTCGTCGCGCATTTGCTCGTGCTGGCCGTTCCCTTACTGGTGCTGCCGTTCGCCGTGCGGTCGGAGTGGGCGCCCCAGGGGCAAAGCGAGCCGATCGCGGCGCTGGCCGGCATGCTGTGCGCCACGGTCGGTCTGCCCTTCTTCGTGCTGGCTTCCACTTCGCCGCTGCTGCAACAGTGGCTGGCCGCCACGCGACACCGGCATGCCGGCGATCCGTATTATCTGTACGCGGCCAGCAACGCCGGCAGCATGCTGGGACTGTTGGCGTATCCGTTGTTGGTCGAACCGAATCTGACACTTGGCCAGCAGAGCCGAATCTGGGCCGTGGGGTACGCCGTTTTCGCGGTCCTGATTTTGGCCTGCATGGTTGTGGTCTGGCGGCGGCGGCAGGCGCCGTGCGAAGAAGGCGCCACGCAGCGCAAGCCGTCGGCGTCGCGAGTTTCGCCGTCCACGATCATCACGCGGCTGCGTTGGATTGCATGGGCATTCGTCCCTTCGAGCTTGCTGCTTGGCGTGACGTCGTATCTTTCCAGCGACGTCTCGCCGGTGCCCTTGATCTGGATTGTGCCGCTGGCCTTGTATCTGCTCAGCTTCATGCTGGTGTTTTCGCGTATGCCGGCCTGGCTGCCGCGGCTGTTCGCCGTGGCGCTGCCGCTGTTGGTGCTGGCGCAGATTTATCACTTGTTTACGTCGCACGCGGGCGAGAACTACTCGATGCTGCGGCTGGCCGCGATTCACCTGGCCACCTTCTTCAGTGCCGCGATGGTTTGCCACGGGGAACTGGCCCGCACCCGGCCGGCGGCGATGTTTCTCAGCGAGTATTACTTCTGGTTGTCGCTGGGCGGCGTGCTGGGCGGTTTGTTCAACGCGCTGCTGGCTCCGCTGCTGTTCAACTCGCTGTTGGAATATCCGCTGGCCATGTCCTTGGCCTGCGCACTTTCGCCGCTCGTGCTTTGGCACTGGCCCGGCAACCGGTTCTGGCTCGACGCTCTGGTGGCGGCCTTGGCCGGACTGATTTCGGCACTCATCTTATTCACACGCTGGCAAGACCGTTCCGACACGCCGATCGTGCTCTGCATTGCGATCTGCGTTCTTGCCGTCGGCAGGCCCGTGTCGTTTGGGCTGAGCGCCGGGGCGATTTTTGTGGTCATCGGCTTTTACGACGACGTGGTCGATCACGTCAAGCTGCGCGAGCGCGATTTTTATGGCGTGCTGCTGGTGCAAACCGACGCGGAAGACAAGTTTTATTGCCTCACGCACGGCCGCATTCGCCACGGCCAGCAGCGCCGCAGCGACGACCCCAAGATCCGCGATGTGCCCTTGATTTACTACCACCCCACGGGCCCGATCGGACAGGCGTTCCACGCGGCCGTGCCCGTGATGCGGGCCAAGCCGCCGGTCGCGGTCGTCGGCCTGGGGGTCGGATCGCTGGCCTATTACGGCCGAGCGGGGCAGGAATTCACCTTCTACGAGATCGACCCGCAGGTGGAGAAGATTGCCCGTGACGACCGCTATTTTACCTTTTTGCGAGACAGCCGGGCGAATTGCCGCGTGGTGCTGGGCGACGCCCGGTTGTCGATGCGGGCGGCGCCCGACCGGCATTACGGGCTGATCGTGGTCGATGCCTTCAGCGGCGACGCCGTCCCGGTACACCTGCTGACGCACGAGGCGATCGAGATGTACCTGCGAAAGCTTCTTCCTGGCGGGCTGCTGGCGTTTCACATCTCGAACCAGTTTCTTGACCTGGCGCCGGTCTTGGGCAACCTGGCACGGGCATCGGATCTGGCCGGCCTGGATCAGAATGAATTGCAGATTGGCTTCGACGAAACGGAGGCCGGCAAGTCGGTGTCGCACTGGGTGCTGCTGGCCAGGCGAGCGTCGGATTTCGGTACGTTGGCGTCAGACGCTCGTTGGCAACCGTTGAAGGCCGCACCCGAGCTGCCGCTCTGGACCGACCACTACACGAGCCTGTGGGGCATTGCGCGCCCAAGAATGCCTTGA
- the lexA gene encoding transcriptional repressor LexA, translating into MTYMDHLTARQKEVYEFIREKIRNRGYGPTVREIGANFDISSPNGVMCHLKALEKKGLIVREPNMSRAIMLTTEHASNRGLPLAGQIAAGVLHEAVEQTERVDFSDMFSDDSMFVLKVKGDSMVDDQIADGDYVVVKRQHTAQRGQTVVAITNDNEATLKRWYPEGKRIRLQPSNSSMKPIYVTDARVLGVLVGVVRKVG; encoded by the coding sequence ATGACTTACATGGACCACCTGACCGCGCGTCAGAAAGAGGTATACGAGTTTATCCGCGAGAAGATCCGCAACCGCGGCTACGGCCCCACGGTGCGAGAAATCGGCGCCAATTTCGACATCAGCTCGCCCAACGGCGTGATGTGCCATCTGAAGGCCCTGGAGAAGAAGGGTCTGATTGTCCGCGAGCCGAACATGTCGCGTGCCATCATGCTCACCACCGAGCATGCCAGTAATCGCGGGCTGCCCTTGGCCGGGCAGATTGCCGCCGGCGTGCTGCACGAGGCCGTCGAGCAGACCGAGAGGGTCGACTTCAGCGATATGTTCAGCGATGATTCCATGTTCGTGCTCAAGGTCAAAGGCGACTCGATGGTCGACGACCAGATTGCCGACGGCGATTATGTGGTCGTCAAGCGGCAGCACACGGCGCAACGAGGACAGACCGTGGTGGCGATCACCAACGACAACGAGGCCACGCTCAAACGCTGGTATCCCGAAGGCAAGCGCATTCGCTTGCAGCCGTCCAACTCGTCGATGAAGCCGATCTACGTGACCGATGCCCGCGTGCTCGGCGTGTTGGTGGGCGTGGTGCGAAAGGTGGGTTGA
- a CDS encoding STAS domain-containing protein, which yields MIAPASGWMIDVERGPDWLFVHLEIPADGDPEASSLAESVWSVVKQHFVYRVVLECDRLPLLTSALIAQLIGLHRRLQKQGGLLRLSGLSDDNQQLLRSCRLDVLFPQFRSRSHAVLAHRPLQPR from the coding sequence ATGATCGCACCGGCATCTGGTTGGATGATCGACGTGGAGCGCGGGCCCGACTGGCTCTTCGTTCACTTGGAAATCCCGGCCGACGGCGACCCGGAGGCTAGTTCGCTGGCCGAGTCCGTTTGGTCGGTGGTCAAGCAGCACTTCGTCTATCGCGTCGTGCTGGAGTGCGACCGATTGCCGCTGCTCACGAGCGCGCTGATTGCCCAGTTGATCGGACTGCACCGCCGGCTGCAAAAGCAGGGCGGTCTGTTGCGGTTGTCGGGCCTTTCCGACGACAACCAGCAACTTCTGCGGAGCTGCCGGCTCGACGTCCTGTTTCCGCAATTCCGCAGCCGGTCGCACGCGGTGCTGGCCCACCGCCCGCTGCAGCCGCGCTGA
- the tpx gene encoding thiol peroxidase, translated as MSRSGAVTFKGNPMTLAGNAVTAGQQAPAFKAYRFADGKFEEVTPETLKGKPTIISVVPSLDTPVCAKQTKNFNQQLAAFGDKINAITMSLDLPFAMNRFCGAEGITTLKSVSDYRDRSFGQNWGMLIEELKILARGTFVLDANGKVVHAETVKEVAEEPNYDAALEALRKLVH; from the coding sequence ATGTCTCGATCTGGAGCCGTTACGTTCAAGGGCAATCCGATGACACTGGCCGGCAACGCCGTGACGGCCGGCCAGCAGGCGCCCGCCTTCAAGGCCTACCGCTTCGCCGACGGAAAGTTCGAGGAAGTCACGCCGGAGACCCTTAAAGGCAAGCCGACGATCATCAGCGTCGTCCCTTCGCTTGATACGCCCGTCTGCGCGAAGCAGACCAAGAACTTCAACCAGCAATTGGCCGCCTTCGGCGACAAGATCAACGCCATCACCATGAGCCTCGACCTGCCGTTCGCCATGAACCGCTTCTGCGGCGCCGAGGGCATCACCACGCTGAAGAGCGTGAGCGACTATCGCGACCGCAGCTTCGGCCAGAACTGGGGCATGCTGATCGAAGAATTGAAGATTCTGGCCCGCGGCACGTTCGTGCTCGACGCCAACGGCAAGGTCGTGCATGCCGAAACGGTCAAGGAAGTCGCCGAAGAGCCGAACTACGACGCCGCGTTGGAGGCACTGCGCAAGCTGGTGCATTGA
- a CDS encoding GNAT family N-acetyltransferase, which translates to MIRPTIPADQFPLLTLARETGVFKPIEIDALEEVLNDYHATNHAHGHRSVTYEDGGEVLGFAYYAPAAMTDHAWYLYWIAVSKRTQARGIGGTLLRFAEDDIRQRHGRILLIETSSLSHYDLTRRFYIKQQYEEVAIVPDYYADGDSMVVYRKRLKT; encoded by the coding sequence ATGATTCGCCCGACGATTCCCGCCGACCAGTTCCCGCTGCTCACGCTGGCCCGCGAGACCGGCGTCTTCAAGCCGATCGAAATCGACGCACTGGAAGAAGTGCTTAACGATTACCACGCCACGAACCACGCCCACGGGCACCGTTCGGTAACCTATGAAGACGGCGGCGAAGTGCTCGGCTTCGCTTATTACGCTCCGGCGGCGATGACCGACCATGCCTGGTATTTGTATTGGATCGCGGTCAGCAAGCGGACGCAGGCCCGCGGCATCGGCGGCACGCTGTTGCGGTTTGCTGAAGACGACATCCGCCAGCGGCACGGCCGCATCCTGCTGATCGAGACCTCCTCGCTGTCGCACTACGACCTGACGCGGCGGTTTTACATCAAGCAGCAGTACGAGGAAGTGGCGATCGTGCCCGATTATTACGCCGACGGCGACAGCATGGTGGTCTATCGCAAGCGGTTGAAGACCTAG
- a CDS encoding SMP-30/gluconolactonase/LRE family protein, producing MNTYTSLPVPEASAAAGVAPATAVAFTEGPAVDAEGNVYFSDIENNRILKLAPDGRRSVFREPSHRTNGQTFDREGRLLHCEGAEFGPGGGRRVTRTNLATGNDEVLTDRFEGRRYNSPNDICVDGRGRIYFTDPCYGDRSQMEMTVEGVYRIDLDGRVVRILQQPDVERPNGLAVTQDCRRLYVVDSCPTPGGNRKIWSFDLDDEGNPQGHRLVYDFAPGRGGDGMRLDVEGNLYVAAGVSRPRHANETADVPPGIYLITPQGELRGRIPIGEDVLTNLAFGGPDGRTLYITAGKTLFTTRVAVPGQVAWPRWK from the coding sequence ATGAACACGTACACCTCGCTACCTGTTCCTGAAGCCAGTGCCGCCGCCGGCGTGGCGCCGGCCACGGCGGTTGCCTTTACGGAAGGTCCGGCCGTCGATGCCGAGGGCAACGTCTATTTCTCGGACATCGAGAACAACCGCATCCTCAAACTCGCACCTGACGGCCGCCGCAGCGTGTTTCGCGAGCCGAGTCACCGCACCAACGGGCAGACCTTCGATCGCGAAGGGCGGCTGCTCCACTGCGAAGGCGCCGAGTTCGGCCCCGGCGGCGGCCGCCGCGTCACCCGCACGAACCTGGCCACCGGCAACGACGAGGTCTTGACCGACCGCTTCGAGGGCCGGCGCTACAATTCGCCCAACGATATCTGCGTCGATGGCCGGGGGCGCATCTACTTTACCGACCCCTGCTATGGCGACCGCTCGCAGATGGAAATGACCGTCGAAGGCGTTTATCGCATCGATCTCGACGGCCGGGTCGTCCGCATTCTCCAGCAGCCCGATGTCGAGCGTCCCAACGGGCTGGCCGTGACGCAGGATTGCCGGCGGCTGTATGTGGTCGATAGCTGCCCAACGCCGGGCGGAAACCGGAAGATTTGGTCGTTCGATCTCGACGACGAGGGCAATCCGCAGGGACATCGGCTGGTTTACGATTTCGCTCCCGGCCGCGGCGGCGACGGCATGCGGCTCGACGTGGAGGGCAACCTTTATGTGGCCGCCGGCGTCTCACGGCCCAGGCACGCCAACGAAACGGCCGACGTGCCGCCGGGCATCTATCTCATCACGCCCCAAGGCGAGTTGCGCGGCCGCATCCCCATTGGCGAAGACGTGCTCACGAACCTGGCTTTTGGCGGGCCCGATGGACGCACGCTCTACATCACCGCCGGCAAGACGCTGTTCACCACGCGCGTGGCGGTGCCCGGCCAAGTGGCCTGGCCGCGGTGGAAATGA